TCTTTACTACTCTCCCGCAGGAGAGGGGCTGGGGTTTAGGGTCTTGTACTTCCATTGCTATTACTATAATTCAAGGAAATTTACTCATGCAGACAATTAATATTGGACTTACCGATATACAGCGCCAAGGCGTGATCGATCTACTCAACGGCAATTTAGCAGACAGCTACTTGTTACTAGTCAAAACTAAGAAATATCATTGGGATGTAGTAGGCCCTCAATTTATGACCTTGCATAAACTATGGCAAGCTCATTATGAAGCTCTCACGATTAATGTCGATGTGATTGCCGAACGGATTAGAACCCTTGGCGGATATCCTGTAGGAACGATGGAAGGATTTCTGAAAATCTGTTCTCTCAAAGAAGATGCTGGTATAATCCCCACAGCAACAGGTATGGTATCGCACTTGCTAGCGGATCATGAACAAGTTATTCGGAATCTGCGTAACCATGTTGAGCAATGTAGCAGTAAGTTTAAAGATGACGGAACCGCAGATTTTCTGACAGGTTTGATGGAGCAGCACGAACAAATCTCATGGATGCTGCGTTCTTTTATTGAAGGCGAGGCGATCTCATCCAATGGTACAAAGCCAGAACCTAATAATAAAACTGTCGGAGTTTAAGAAACAACAATATTGGTGTAGATACAGGATACGTGGTGCGGTTCGTTTCTGAGAAACTAGTCCGTAAGGGATAGGGGATCAGAACCTTTACTTCGCCTTAGGTTAAACCCGAACCAAGGAAATTTTTAAAAGCTGTGCTTCGCACAGCTTTTAAAAATTTCCTTGTAGTTCTTTTCGTTGAAAACTGCTGTTAAATTCAGGATCGCTCAATATGAAAACGGATTACTTGATCGTTGGCAGTGGTTTATCAGCATTGACCTTTGGTGCGCTGATGGCAAACTCTGGCAAAACTGTCCAAATCCTCGAAGCGCACGAACATGCTGGTGGCTTTGGGCATACGTTTATGATGGCAAAAAAATATAAGTTTAACGCACAATTTCACTATGTTTGGGATTGCGGCGAAGGACAAACCGTCAATCGAGTACTTAAAAAACTTGGTTTAGAACGTGAAGTTACCTTTGAACGTTACGACCCACAAGGCTTCGATCATATGCGAAGCCCTGAGTATGCGATGGATATTCCCTCAGAGCCAGACGAACTAATCCAGCGCCTATCTAATCTTTTTCCAGAATCTAGCGATCGCATTCGTCAGTTCGTCAACGAAATAGAGAAAACTGGAAAAGGCTTAAAAAAACTATCGCCGCCAATTAATCCGATGGAACTAATCAAACATCCACTTGAGGTGTTTTCTACGGTTCAGCATCTGAATAGCACACTTCAAGATGTATTTGATAAGTTTCAGTTACCTCAAGCTGCTCAAACTTTACTAGCCCTACAATGGCTAGATTTTTTGTTGCCGCCCAATCAACTGTCTTTCTATGCTTGGGTAGTCTTGTTCCGAGGCTATCAAGCGGGCGCGTTCTATCCGACGCAGCATTTTGAGCATGTGATTAATTCATTAGTCAAAGTCATCGAATCTCACGGCGGACTGGTATTGCTTAATCATGAAGTTATTAATTTCAGCGTTACCAATAGAACGGTTACAGGAGTTCAGGCGATGAATCTCCTTAACCACGAAACCGATGAATTTACAGGCGATACGGTGATTTGCAATATCGATCCCAAAAAAGCCGCCAAGATGATCGGTGAATCTCAGTTCTCGAAAACTGTGCGTCGAAAACTCGACTATACATATTCGGCATCGAACTACATGGCTTATTGCGTCGTCAAAGATATCGACCTGAGAGATTATGGATTTGGGAAATGGAATCTCTTCCATACGGGGCATGACAATCTCAATGAAGCCTTCGCCCAAATGTACGATCGCCATGATTTTTCTAATCCCAGTTTTGCAATTACTACGCCCACATTACTTACCGATGCAAGTTTAGACTGCCCAGAGGATAGCCAAATTGTGGAATTTCTTACCGTAGCCAATTATGACTATTTCAAGAAATTAGAAGGAAGCGATCGCAAAGCCTATAACCACAAAAAGCAGGAGATTTTTGATGCCATTTTAGATGTTGTGGAAGCAAAATATGTACCGAACTTTAGAAAGCATATGGTCTTCCATATTACGGGTAGTCCAACCACAAACGAACGTTTTTGCTGGTGTCCTAATGGTAATTCCTATGGCTCTAGCCTAACACCGCGCAATATGGGACTGGGCAGATTGAATCACGAAACTTCACTCCATCATTTCTATTTTTGTAATGCTTCATCGGGCTACCCTGGGTTTGCGCCCACGATTTGGACAGGTGCATTGCTATATCAAAGACTGTCAGGTGATGTAATTTTAGGTGAATCATGAAAATCGCAATAATTGGCGGCGGCGCTAGTGGAATGGTCACAGCCTACCTACTCGATAAGCAGGGACATCAAGTCACTATATTTGAAAGACAGCCTAATTTAGGCGGACATATTCGGACATTGAATCAAAATGTCCAGCCGAACCAATCTAATTGTAAGGAAGTTCTTGAATGTGGAGTAATCGAATTTCCATCGGTGTTTCATAACTTTATGCAACTTATGGAAGAACTGGGTGTGGAACTCGAACCTGTTGATATTGGCTCAGCCATGTTTTTTAATAATGGTAGTCATTATCTGTCAGGAGTCTCAATCCGTAAGAACTTCACGGGTATCCGTCGCCTGATCGAATATTTGCATCTTGATACGCTCTATGCCCGTTCGGTAGGATTGTGGCTCAAAATCAAATTTGCAGACGTAAAAGAATTTGACAATCATCCTCTGTCGAAATACTTGAAATGCTCTTGCGATCGCAATACTTGGCTAAAATTACTAGTCATGTATAGCTACTCGATGCCGATGGAAATGATTGACGACTTTCCCGCAGAATTAGCGATGCCAGTTTTGCGAGACGATGTTGCGGTCAAATGGTTCAGAATTAAAGGCGGCGTGTATTCCTATATTGAAAAAATCTTGGCGCGATTTAAAGGCGAAATTGTTCTCAATGAAGAAATTGACCATATTTTCAGAAGTGCCAATGCTGTCAAAATTGTGCGATCGCAGGGTAAAGTCCAAGGATTCGATAAGGTCGTATTTGCGACACCACCTGACCAAGTGCTTTCACTACTAGCCGATCCAACTGAATCGGAAGTTAAACGGTTTTCCGCATGGAGAGCAAATCATGTAAATAGCGTCGTGCATGAGGATAGTTCTATGTACGATCGCTACGGCATCAAACAGCCTTCAGAATTTGACTTTTTTCAAACCGATACGGGTTGGGGCTATAACAGTTGCCTTAACCAGCTTTGCGATATCGCATCATCACAAAAATATTTTCTGTCTTACCAACTCGAAAAGATAATTGCTAGCGATCGCATTATTCATCTCCAAAAGCATCACACGCCGCTATATACCACCGAAGCTTTTAAGTATCGCGATGAAGTGGTTGCTACTAATGGCGAAAATAATACCTATCATGCAGGATCTTACCTTGGGGATGGATTACATGAAGGAGCCATTACTTCTGCTTTTCGAGTCGCGCAACTAGTTGGGGTAGAACAGTTTGCCATGAAATAAAAGTAAAGGTTTGTATCTTATTCAGTCAATTCAATCACTTCATTCAGGAAATCAAGCGATCGCCTGTGACAGTATCTCCATAAGCCAGATTTGTTAATTCATCTCTGGTACATATTCTCAAATTAAGGAGTACATCATGAGTTTAGAAAATAGAGCTAAAGCTGCTGTTAAAAACGTTGAAGGCAAAGTTCAAGAAACAGTTGGTGATTTGACTGGGAACACAAAAGACAAGGTGCAGGGCAATGCAAAACAAGCTGAAGCTAAAGTTCGTAATGCTGCCGAAGATGTCAAAGATGAAGTCAAAAAAGCTGTTGACTAACTAGTTGACTAGGGGTAATTCATGAATTGCCCCTACGATGAAATACGGTTCTCAAGACGTTTTTGCTTCATCTTAAATATAAAAGGAGATCGTTATGAATCTAATCTGGACTGGTATTGGTGTCCTTATTGTCCTCTGGGTATTAGGATTTTCTATTAACATTGGTGGTGGTCTAATCCATATTCTCTTGGTTTTAGCCGTCATTGGGATTGTCTACAATTTGTTTATAGGCAGAAGAGTTTAAATTTCCATCTTTAATATAAGAGGTGGGTAGCATTGGAACGAAAAAGTTGATTAAGGATTGGTTGCAAATTCTGTAGATTAGTTGGTGCCACTGCTTGAGTACGGAGTCAAATGAGCATCTGTAGAGAAGCTTACGCTAAGGCTGAGATCGTTGCTGAGCAAGCGTTTGAGTTACAAGTTTTTTTGACATTCAAAAACGTAGAGAGTTAGGATTCTAGGCGTACCAATTGATCTCTAAGTTAATTGGTACTAAAAATAAGTACGGCATAGCAAGGGTTCCAATCATCTGAATCTAACAAGGTTCAACTGGTAAAGCTTTTTGATGGGCAATCTAGATATTGAAAACAAGTCGTTTAATCCTTAGCGCAAGTTTCTGCTCGATTACTCATTTCACCCCTAAACATAGTCACGATTAGATTCATCGAAGATTTAATTCCATCTTTAATTCTGTGGGAAAAACATGTTAGACATCGATGAAATTGAAAAAACAAATCTGCTTGCCCCTCATGCTTTACTTTACACAGACTGGACAGTGATCGAACCTCACTTCGAGCCAGCACAGTTGCGTGCCAGAGAAACCGTCTTTACGATTGGTAACGGTTATTTAGGGACGCGGGGCAGCTTTGAAGAAGGCTATCCCAAGGCCTTACCAACTACCTTAATTAGTGGGTTGTATGATGATATACCCTTGGTCTATACCGAGTTAGCTAATTGTCCAGACTGGCTATCAATGGTGGTCACAATCGATGGCGAACGGTTTGGACTAGATATCGGTGAAATACTTCAGTACGAACGACAGTTGGATTTACGACATGGAGTTCTGAGGCGATCGCTACGCTGGCGGAGTCCGATTGGAAATACGGTGGACATAAAGTTTGAACGCTTTGCAAGTTTAGCGGATCAGCAGGTATTAGCGTTAATTTGCCATGTTAAGCCTGTTGATTTTAGTGGCAAGATCGAATTTAATTCCAGTATTAATGACTATCCCGACAATCAAGGCTTCGATCACTGGGAGCATCTCGATCGCGGCGATACAGAGCATGGAGTTTGGCTGCAAGTTCGCACCCGCAGTACTCAGATTGAACTCAGCATGGCAGCTAAAATGACGGCGATCGGTATTGCGGCTTCATCGCAAATCAATAGTCCCGACCGTCCCTCCATTAGATTTACCTTTCTGGCTAGACAGGGAGATACCATCACCGTAGAAAAGTTAGTAACGGTATTTACATCTCAGGAGGTAAAGCAACCAGTTCAATCAGCTCAAGCCAAGTTAGCCGACCTGCCATCCTATGAGGTTCTACTTGCCGCGCATCAGCAGGCTTGGGATAAAGTTTGGGAGCACAGTGATATCGAGATTGAGGGAGATCTTAAGGCTCAACTGGCGGTGCGCTACAACATGTTTCAACTTTTTATTGGAGCATGTGCTGAAGCTGACCCAGTAGCTGACCCAGTAGCTGACCCAGCATCTCCAAATAACATTCCTGATAGTGTTGCTGCTAAAACATTATCGGGTTTAGGTTATCGAGGACATATCTTTTGGGATACAGAAATATTTATTCTGCCCTTCTTTACGTTGACTCAGCCCACGATCGCTCGAAGTTTATTGAGCTACCGTCATGACACCCTCGCTGGAGCAAGGCGCAAAGCCTTTCATAGTGGATATAACGGCGCGATGTTTGCTTGGGAAAGTGCAGCTACAGGAGATGAGATGACTCCCAAATGGTCGATTCAGAGCGATCCCTACGCTGAGCCAGTACGAATCTGGTGCCGCGATCGCGAAATTCATATCAGTGCTGATATCGCTTATGCCGTTTGGCAATACTGGCAAGCAACGGGTGATGATATTTGGATGCGAGACTGCGGTGCCGAAATTGTAATCGATACTGCGATTTTCTGGCTCAGTCGATTGGAGTGGAACGATCAAAAAAAACGGTATGAATTATGCAACGCGATCGGAGCTGATGAATACCACGAGCAGGTAAATAATAATGCGTTTACCAATCGGATGGTGCAGTGGAATTTGGAAAAGGCGATCGCTATTTATGAATGGCTACTGCATAAGTTTCCCGATCAGGCGATCGCGCTGGTACAAGAGCTAAAACTCACACCAGAGCGACTGCTAAGTTTGCACACAACGATGTCTCAGATATACATTCCTTATACTGCTAATCCAGAACTGATCGAGCAGTTTGATGGATTTTTTCAACTTCAGGATATCAATTTGAGTCACTATGAACCGCGAACGCGATCGATTCAAGCGATTATAGGTATGGAAGAAACCAATCACACACAGGTACTCAAGCAACCTGATGTGTTGATGCTCCTCTACCTAATGCGTGATACACCAGAGTTCTCCTTTGACTCGCTCCAAAAAAACTGGAACTACTACGCTCCCCGCACCGATATCACCTATGGTTCTTCCCTTGGAGCCTCTATTCACGCCATCCTTGCCGCAAACCTAGGTGAAGACAAGGCCTATAAATATTTTATGCAGGCAGCCCTAATCGATCTCCAAGATACTTTTGGTAACACAGCCGATGGCATTCATGCGGCTTCCGCAGGCGGTGTTTGGCAATCAGTGGTGTTTGGCTTTGGTGGGATTCAACTTAAGGATAATGGACCTGTCGCAACGCCTCACCTCCCCGCCACTTGGACTCGCCTCAAATTCAAACTACACTGGCAAGGCAGTTGGCACAATTTCGATTTAACTCCTGACACTCACCCACCTGACATCAAGGGCTTTATCTTCGACTTGGATGGGGTGCTGACGGATACTGCCGAATGGCACTACCGAGCGTGGCAGCGGCTGGCGGATGAGGAAGGACTGCCCTTTGATCGCAATGCAAATGAAGCGTTGCGGGGTGTCTCTAGAAAAGAATCGCTGCTGCTCATTGTGGGCAAAAAGCATTATTTAGAATCCACACTTCAGGAAATGATGGAGCGCAAAAATCGTTATTATTTGGCATCGATCCAATCCATTACACCAAAAGATCTGCTACCTGGAGGCATTGAGCTACTTACTGAAATCAGGCAAGCGGGCATGAAAATTGCGATCGGCTCTGCCAGCAAGAATGCACGCACGGTAATCGAAAAATTGGGGCTTGCCGATCGTGTGGATGCGATCGCGGATGGTGACAGTGTAGCACCCCCCAAACCCGCTCCTGACCTCTTCCTGTACGCTGCGGCTCAGTTAGGACTCAACCCCGCCAACTGTGTGGTGGTGGAAGATGCTGCTGTTGGCATTGAAGCCGCGATCGCCGCTGGTATGTGGACGATTGGACTTGGTCCTTTTGAACGCTTTGGTGGATTTGCACATCTGGTTCTACCCAATCTGATAGGCGTTCACCTGAGCGATCTCCAAACTCAATTAGGTAAATCCTCGCCAATCTCTAAACATTCTCCTGGTATTGGAGCCTTAAACCTATGACCGATAAGCTATAGTCATGATCATGTATGCTTCCTCAAAACTTGGCAACAGAGCCTCGAATGCTTGTTGGTTTAATCCTGTGGTTGCTCGTATTTGCCTATCTTGTTTTAGTATCTTTTCAATATTTATCATCTTTTTTATGCGTATCTTGGGTTGATGATAACCGATATCAAACCTAGGCTATGGTTCAATTTATTGAACTTATAGCTTTTGTATTTACCAATGGATTGAAGTACAGAAATAAATGTGAAGTTACTTCTATACCTTGCTTTTGTTTCCCGACAGATCTTTTGATAACCTTCTAGTAAATTGTTGATTGCCGTAAAAGAGCCTGAAACTGCAAGAAATAATAGTCCTGCTTCAATTAGGAGCAAAATAATTTGCATAAATTTATTATTCTTGAACATATCTAATGGGGTCTCAAATTTAGTATTGTGAGGTATGACAACGATTCCTTCATTTCGATAGCGGTACAGGTAAGTGTATAGCGTAGAGGCAGTATTTAGACCTAGTCCTTGCCACCTAACCCTGTTGGTATTTAGATATTCATCAAGATACAGAGGCGATTATGTACTTAGATAGAAGACTTATTATGAAAAACTGAGTAATGTTAATAACAACAAGAAATCGCTTCCAACACTAGGATTCATTAACAATAGATGAACTAAGTAGTAAGGCAGCGCATAACATATAAAAATTAAAAGCCAGTTACATTGTAGGCATTCAAGGATCGCCTCTGTGACTGGCTTAAATTTTGTTTTGAGTCTTTGAACCGTTTTGAATAGGCAAGACATCCCTCGGTATTAACCCCAAGGGATGTTTTAGGTTGTGTTGTTAACGTGTGTCGTTTCTGAAAACCTTAAGTTTCCTTGGTGTGTTTGCATACTGATGTTATGTGGTAGGAATTTCTCCGATGGCGGAAGTCTAGGGCTGGCAAGGGGGACAGCCCTACAGAATCTAAATTATTTAGGTAGTCGCCACCCCCCGTGGTTGCCCTGCTTGGCGATTCAGCAAGAAATTATCATCTGCGTTCCACGTAACATCAGGTAGTAAATATAATAAAGTAATTGTTAACCGATAAGGGTGGGGTGGATAAGGCTATGAATATATTTAGGTCTCAACAAGAGTTAGCAGAATTACAAGCTAGCGAGTCACGATTTCAGAAGCTGGCTAATAATCTCCCTGGCATGATTATCCAGCTTCGCACTGCTGTGGATGGTTCTACATCAACACTCTATGTTAGTTCAGGTTGTGTTGCTATTTGCGATGTCTCGGCTGAAGACTTTTTGAGTGGAGTCAAGAACTTTGCAGACTTGGAACATCCAGACGATCGTCCACGAATTCGGCAAGCAGCGAGCTATGCATCTGAAAAGCTGACGATTTTTAAAGAAGAATTTCGGGTTGTCACCCCTTCTGGCAACCTAAGATGGGTACAGGTCACTTCTCAACCAGAACGACAAGCTGATGGTTCTACTGTTTGGGATGGCATCATCTTAGATATTACCGATCGCAAGCAAGCTGAACAAGAACTCCAGCAATCACAGCAGTTTTTACGCCTATTACTCGACAATATTCCGCAATTAGTATTTTGGAAAGACCGCGAATCTACTTTTAGAGGCTGTAACACCAACGGTGCGAAGTTTGTGGGTTTAGAGTCACCAGATACGATCATTGGTCAAACTGACTATACTTTGCCCTTTACTGTTGAATCCGCAGCCCAGAATGTAGAACGCGATCGCCGAGTAATGGATTCTGGGCAATCAGATCTTCACATTATGATCCACCAACGCTCAGATGGAAGTATGCTATGGCTTGATACCCGTAAAACTCCGCTACGCGATCTTGATGGCAATGTTATTGGAGTTCTAGTTACATTAGAAGATATTAGCGATCGCAAGATGGCAGAGATTGAAGTCCAAAAACTTGCTTCTGTAGTCGAAAATACTACAGACTTTATCGGCATCGCTAACATTGATGATGGACAAGTTCTCTACTTGAATGCGGGTGGACGGAAATTAATGGGACTCGGTAGCATCGATTCTGTTGAAAATATGCATGTAAGCGATTTCCACAGTCGAGAGGACATGGCTAAAATTCAGGAAACGCTGATACCTCATTTGCGACAGCATGGGTCTGCTAGTGCGGAACTGCACTTGCAGCACTTGATTACCCAAGTCCAAATTCCCGTAGAATGGAACATATTTACGATCAAAGACCCCAATACAGGTCAACCATCGTATATTGCTGCAATTATTCGCGATATCAGCGATCGCAAACGTGCCGAAGCTGAGCTAAATCAGCGTACTGCGGAGCTAGAACAAACCCTAAAAGAACTCAAACATACTCAAACCAAGATGGTGCAATCGGAGAAAATGTCGGGGCTAGGACAACTCGTCGCAGGTGTCGCCCATGAAATTAATAACCCAGTCAACTTCATTTATGGCAACTTAACCCATGCCAACAACTATGCCAAAGATCTGGGGCGACTCCTAGGACTTTACCAAAAACACTATCCCACCCCCCATGCTGAGATTCAAGAACAAATCGAGGAGATCGAGCTAAATTTTTTACTAGAAGATATGACCAATCTTCTAGCTTCCATGCAGGTAGGTGCAGAACGTATCCAAAAAATTGTCGTGTCATTGCGTACCTTCTCGCGCGTGGACGAAGCCGACATGAAATCCGTGAATATCCACGATGGCATCGATAGTACCTTGATGATTTTGCAACATCGTCTGAAAGCAAGATCAGCTTCTTCAACCATTGAAATTATCAAAGCCTATGGGGAGTTACCGCTAGTCGAGTGCTACGCAGGACAACTCAATCAGGTATTTATGAATCTACTCAGCAACGCAATTGATGCTCTAGAAGAATCTTGGGAAATTGGTCAAATCCATAGCCCAACGATTACGATTAGCACTGCATTTGTTACTGCTAAGGAGGTGATGATTCAAATTTCAGATAACGGGATTGGCATTCCAGCAGAAATTCAGCATAAGCTATTCGATCCATTCTTTACCACAAAGCCTGTAGGCAAAGGAACTGGCATGGGGCTTTCGATTAGCTATCAAATTGTGGTAGATAAACACAGTGGTAAGTTGGAATGTGTTTCCGAAGCAGAACAAGGTTCCGCCTTTATCGTCACGATTCCCATTCACCAGCATTAAA
This is a stretch of genomic DNA from Pseudanabaena sp. BC1403. It encodes these proteins:
- a CDS encoding NAD(P)/FAD-dependent oxidoreductase, encoding MKTDYLIVGSGLSALTFGALMANSGKTVQILEAHEHAGGFGHTFMMAKKYKFNAQFHYVWDCGEGQTVNRVLKKLGLEREVTFERYDPQGFDHMRSPEYAMDIPSEPDELIQRLSNLFPESSDRIRQFVNEIEKTGKGLKKLSPPINPMELIKHPLEVFSTVQHLNSTLQDVFDKFQLPQAAQTLLALQWLDFLLPPNQLSFYAWVVLFRGYQAGAFYPTQHFEHVINSLVKVIESHGGLVLLNHEVINFSVTNRTVTGVQAMNLLNHETDEFTGDTVICNIDPKKAAKMIGESQFSKTVRRKLDYTYSASNYMAYCVVKDIDLRDYGFGKWNLFHTGHDNLNEAFAQMYDRHDFSNPSFAITTPTLLTDASLDCPEDSQIVEFLTVANYDYFKKLEGSDRKAYNHKKQEIFDAILDVVEAKYVPNFRKHMVFHITGSPTTNERFCWCPNGNSYGSSLTPRNMGLGRLNHETSLHHFYFCNASSGYPGFAPTIWTGALLYQRLSGDVILGES
- the pgmB gene encoding beta-phosphoglucomutase, with protein sequence MLDIDEIEKTNLLAPHALLYTDWTVIEPHFEPAQLRARETVFTIGNGYLGTRGSFEEGYPKALPTTLISGLYDDIPLVYTELANCPDWLSMVVTIDGERFGLDIGEILQYERQLDLRHGVLRRSLRWRSPIGNTVDIKFERFASLADQQVLALICHVKPVDFSGKIEFNSSINDYPDNQGFDHWEHLDRGDTEHGVWLQVRTRSTQIELSMAAKMTAIGIAASSQINSPDRPSIRFTFLARQGDTITVEKLVTVFTSQEVKQPVQSAQAKLADLPSYEVLLAAHQQAWDKVWEHSDIEIEGDLKAQLAVRYNMFQLFIGACAEADPVADPVADPASPNNIPDSVAAKTLSGLGYRGHIFWDTEIFILPFFTLTQPTIARSLLSYRHDTLAGARRKAFHSGYNGAMFAWESAATGDEMTPKWSIQSDPYAEPVRIWCRDREIHISADIAYAVWQYWQATGDDIWMRDCGAEIVIDTAIFWLSRLEWNDQKKRYELCNAIGADEYHEQVNNNAFTNRMVQWNLEKAIAIYEWLLHKFPDQAIALVQELKLTPERLLSLHTTMSQIYIPYTANPELIEQFDGFFQLQDINLSHYEPRTRSIQAIIGMEETNHTQVLKQPDVLMLLYLMRDTPEFSFDSLQKNWNYYAPRTDITYGSSLGASIHAILAANLGEDKAYKYFMQAALIDLQDTFGNTADGIHAASAGGVWQSVVFGFGGIQLKDNGPVATPHLPATWTRLKFKLHWQGSWHNFDLTPDTHPPDIKGFIFDLDGVLTDTAEWHYRAWQRLADEEGLPFDRNANEALRGVSRKESLLLIVGKKHYLESTLQEMMERKNRYYLASIQSITPKDLLPGGIELLTEIRQAGMKIAIGSASKNARTVIEKLGLADRVDAIADGDSVAPPKPAPDLFLYAAAQLGLNPANCVVVEDAAVGIEAAIAAGMWTIGLGPFERFGGFAHLVLPNLIGVHLSDLQTQLGKSSPISKHSPGIGALNL
- a CDS encoding CsbD family protein; this encodes MSLENRAKAAVKNVEGKVQETVGDLTGNTKDKVQGNAKQAEAKVRNAAEDVKDEVKKAVD
- a CDS encoding Dps family protein is translated as MQTINIGLTDIQRQGVIDLLNGNLADSYLLLVKTKKYHWDVVGPQFMTLHKLWQAHYEALTINVDVIAERIRTLGGYPVGTMEGFLKICSLKEDAGIIPTATGMVSHLLADHEQVIRNLRNHVEQCSSKFKDDGTADFLTGLMEQHEQISWMLRSFIEGEAISSNGTKPEPNNKTVGV
- a CDS encoding lmo0937 family membrane protein codes for the protein MNLIWTGIGVLIVLWVLGFSINIGGGLIHILLVLAVIGIVYNLFIGRRV
- a CDS encoding PAS domain S-box protein: MNIFRSQQELAELQASESRFQKLANNLPGMIIQLRTAVDGSTSTLYVSSGCVAICDVSAEDFLSGVKNFADLEHPDDRPRIRQAASYASEKLTIFKEEFRVVTPSGNLRWVQVTSQPERQADGSTVWDGIILDITDRKQAEQELQQSQQFLRLLLDNIPQLVFWKDRESTFRGCNTNGAKFVGLESPDTIIGQTDYTLPFTVESAAQNVERDRRVMDSGQSDLHIMIHQRSDGSMLWLDTRKTPLRDLDGNVIGVLVTLEDISDRKMAEIEVQKLASVVENTTDFIGIANIDDGQVLYLNAGGRKLMGLGSIDSVENMHVSDFHSREDMAKIQETLIPHLRQHGSASAELHLQHLITQVQIPVEWNIFTIKDPNTGQPSYIAAIIRDISDRKRAEAELNQRTAELEQTLKELKHTQTKMVQSEKMSGLGQLVAGVAHEINNPVNFIYGNLTHANNYAKDLGRLLGLYQKHYPTPHAEIQEQIEEIELNFLLEDMTNLLASMQVGAERIQKIVVSLRTFSRVDEADMKSVNIHDGIDSTLMILQHRLKARSASSTIEIIKAYGELPLVECYAGQLNQVFMNLLSNAIDALEESWEIGQIHSPTITISTAFVTAKEVMIQISDNGIGIPAEIQHKLFDPFFTTKPVGKGTGMGLSISYQIVVDKHSGKLECVSEAEQGSAFIVTIPIHQH
- a CDS encoding FAD-dependent oxidoreductase, translating into MKIAIIGGGASGMVTAYLLDKQGHQVTIFERQPNLGGHIRTLNQNVQPNQSNCKEVLECGVIEFPSVFHNFMQLMEELGVELEPVDIGSAMFFNNGSHYLSGVSIRKNFTGIRRLIEYLHLDTLYARSVGLWLKIKFADVKEFDNHPLSKYLKCSCDRNTWLKLLVMYSYSMPMEMIDDFPAELAMPVLRDDVAVKWFRIKGGVYSYIEKILARFKGEIVLNEEIDHIFRSANAVKIVRSQGKVQGFDKVVFATPPDQVLSLLADPTESEVKRFSAWRANHVNSVVHEDSSMYDRYGIKQPSEFDFFQTDTGWGYNSCLNQLCDIASSQKYFLSYQLEKIIASDRIIHLQKHHTPLYTTEAFKYRDEVVATNGENNTYHAGSYLGDGLHEGAITSAFRVAQLVGVEQFAMK